A stretch of the Microscilla marina ATCC 23134 genome encodes the following:
- a CDS encoding 3'-5' exoribonuclease domain-containing protein: MKDDRVKVYFDTEFIAKPFHLELISIGMVREDGKTYYAISSEFDPNNAKPWVKENVIALLEPEITPKAIAQIREEILLFLAHRTPEFWAYYASFDWVIFSWIMQDMNAMPAHYPKYCNDLRQEIARLKFPKNEIPRAHNKHNALNDALWNQQLHQLLIDFEQGRG; encoded by the coding sequence ATGAAAGACGATCGCGTAAAAGTATATTTTGATACTGAGTTTATTGCCAAGCCTTTTCATTTAGAACTTATTTCAATAGGCATGGTACGCGAAGATGGCAAAACCTATTATGCCATATCATCAGAGTTTGACCCCAACAATGCCAAGCCTTGGGTCAAAGAAAACGTAATAGCCCTGCTTGAGCCCGAAATCACCCCAAAAGCCATTGCCCAAATACGCGAAGAAATTCTCCTGTTTTTGGCGCATCGAACTCCCGAATTTTGGGCATATTATGCCAGCTTCGATTGGGTGATTTTTTCGTGGATTATGCAAGATATGAATGCCATGCCTGCCCATTATCCCAAATATTGCAACGACTTGCGTCAGGAAATAGCCCGCCTCAAATTTCCAAAAAACGAAATACCCCGTGCCCATAACAAACACAACGCCCTAAACGACGCCCTTTGGAACCAGCAGTTACACCAATTATTGATAGATTTTGAACAAGGGAGGGGTTAA